A window from Tenacibaculum singaporense encodes these proteins:
- a CDS encoding ABC transporter ATP-binding protein: protein MIVAKNIHKHYGEVEILKGVDLHIKKGEIVAIVGPSGAGKTTLLQILGTLDKPLKNQSYELLVDGVSIKDLNDTKVSAFRNKHIGFIFQFHQLLPEFTALENVCIPAFIGGKGKTETEKRAKELLNFLGLSHRENHKPNELSGGEQQRVAVARALINEPSVIFADEPSGNLDSTSAKNLHELFFKLRDEFGQTFVLVTHNKELAQMADRTLIMKDGIIVE from the coding sequence AGGCGTTGATCTTCATATAAAAAAAGGAGAAATAGTTGCTATTGTTGGTCCTTCAGGAGCAGGAAAAACAACCTTACTACAAATTTTAGGAACCCTAGATAAACCATTAAAAAATCAGAGCTACGAATTATTAGTTGATGGCGTTTCTATCAAAGATTTAAACGACACAAAAGTTTCCGCTTTCCGAAATAAACACATCGGATTCATTTTTCAATTTCATCAGTTATTACCAGAATTTACTGCCTTAGAAAATGTTTGTATTCCTGCTTTTATAGGAGGAAAAGGAAAAACAGAAACTGAAAAAAGAGCTAAAGAACTTTTAAACTTCTTAGGCTTATCACACAGAGAAAATCATAAACCTAACGAGCTTTCTGGAGGAGAGCAACAACGTGTTGCTGTTGCTAGAGCTTTAATTAACGAACCTTCTGTTATTTTTGCTGATGAACCTTCAGGAAACCTCGACTCTACTTCTGCTAAAAATTTACACGAGTTATTTTTTAAACTACGTGATGAGTTTGGGCAAACCTTTGTGCTAGTAACACACAACAAAGAATTAGCGCAAATGGCTGATAGAACACTTATAATGAAAGACGGAATTATTGTTGAATAG
- a CDS encoding CPBP family intramembrane glutamic endopeptidase yields the protein MKETFQELVTYLKNPVLEKDTNQNISYRFQKFFHLLFISIITGAILSPLFLLVEELGLINMNEHAVEDLLKAHTKWFIAFLTIILAPLLEELFFRAPITLFHGKKNFKIAFYVFALLFGLVHLTNFTITTNVLLLAPILVAPQTILGGYLGFIRVRFGLEWSILLHACYNAFFVLLSFAGDLA from the coding sequence ATGAAAGAAACTTTTCAAGAACTTGTTACCTATTTAAAAAATCCCGTTTTAGAAAAAGATACCAATCAAAACATTTCGTATCGTTTTCAAAAATTCTTTCACCTCCTTTTTATAAGTATTATTACAGGAGCTATATTATCTCCCCTTTTTCTTCTTGTTGAAGAGTTAGGTTTGATCAACATGAATGAACACGCTGTAGAAGATTTACTAAAAGCTCATACCAAATGGTTTATTGCTTTTCTTACCATTATTTTAGCCCCTTTGCTTGAAGAACTGTTTTTTAGAGCACCAATCACCTTATTTCATGGGAAGAAAAACTTCAAAATAGCCTTTTATGTGTTTGCACTACTTTTTGGTTTAGTACATTTAACTAACTTTACTATTACTACTAATGTACTTTTATTAGCTCCAATACTAGTGGCTCCGCAAACTATTTTAGGTGGTTATTTAGGATTTATTAGAGTTCGTTTTGGACTCGAATGGAGTATCTTATTACACGCTTGCTATAATGCTTTCTTTGTTTTGCTTAGTTTTGCAGGAGATTTAGCATAA
- a CDS encoding recombinase family protein: protein MLGIYCRTSKNRKDKYTIDDQRDGGINCAKELGLKYRMYVDDGISGTLDESVRDGLSDLFRDIRKEEITHVYCIDQSRIERNSRTWDFFVAECLNKKIKYYPGGSFFDLDNPTNKMLASLMSVVNAYYAEITSKKVRLANARKAKEGKTHGIKPYGYKKSSNNDYVVDEEEAVHVRRMFQLSLEGKGAYTIANIFNDEGIPTKYSRNFKGEITRKDSYTGITTIHDKSSIKWRGNVISDILRNKIYKGIREWNRYEDNIENVNGKSVKSKVKAELIISQVPNIVEPELWEKVQDNLALNKKNVGKKEKYRYLLNGLIYCKHCGSEFRGKKRLKGNDNAYKCKGVRKPNKICEKSRGINLPKLETFIIKHLFDSKELKNILVNIPSKESKNDKLKKELLNHREKEKQINKRIKRAYKLLLEDDFRSDDTIKNDLITSKKKLINIRENIGLIEQKIHENENNSRAKRAKSIIELFTLENDFESIKLAIHRMVDKIIISHERENKTGNYKIEIHYKDYDEYSVFLTDYKAIIWDWTVLFRTAAFNKEQLKEDYETLDGLFDLFSIEDKDIKKLIEEVKKTDILYEDAKEDILESITGEFQGFKQLIFMNSKIELNKNELINFETLP, encoded by the coding sequence ATGCTAGGCATATACTGTAGAACATCCAAGAACAGAAAAGATAAATACACTATAGACGACCAACGTGATGGTGGAATAAATTGTGCTAAAGAATTAGGCTTAAAATACCGAATGTATGTAGATGATGGGATTAGTGGAACTCTAGATGAAAGTGTAAGAGATGGGTTATCTGATTTATTTAGAGATATTAGAAAAGAAGAAATAACACACGTTTATTGTATTGACCAGTCTAGAATTGAGAGAAATTCAAGAACATGGGATTTTTTTGTTGCGGAATGTTTAAACAAAAAAATTAAATACTATCCTGGAGGTTCTTTTTTTGACTTAGACAATCCTACTAATAAAATGTTAGCAAGTTTAATGTCAGTCGTTAATGCTTATTATGCAGAAATAACGTCAAAAAAAGTACGGTTAGCTAATGCAAGAAAAGCAAAGGAGGGAAAAACACATGGTATTAAACCTTATGGATATAAAAAATCTAGTAATAATGATTATGTAGTTGATGAAGAAGAAGCTGTCCATGTTAGGAGAATGTTTCAATTATCTTTAGAAGGTAAAGGAGCATATACTATAGCTAATATTTTTAATGACGAAGGAATCCCTACAAAGTATAGTAGAAATTTTAAAGGAGAAATTACGAGAAAAGATTCATATACGGGTATTACAACTATTCATGACAAGAGTTCAATTAAATGGAGAGGAAATGTAATAAGTGATATTCTCAGAAATAAAATATACAAAGGAATAAGAGAATGGAATCGTTATGAAGATAATATTGAGAATGTGAATGGTAAATCTGTGAAATCAAAAGTTAAAGCTGAGCTAATTATTTCTCAAGTACCTAATATTGTTGAACCAGAATTATGGGAAAAAGTTCAAGATAATTTAGCCTTAAACAAAAAAAATGTAGGTAAAAAGGAAAAATATAGATATTTACTAAATGGTTTGATATACTGTAAACATTGTGGTTCGGAGTTTAGAGGAAAAAAAAGGTTAAAAGGAAATGATAATGCCTATAAATGTAAAGGAGTAAGAAAACCGAATAAAATATGTGAAAAAAGTAGAGGAATAAATTTACCAAAACTTGAAACATTCATAATAAAACATCTTTTTGATTCAAAAGAATTGAAAAATATTTTAGTTAATATACCTAGCAAAGAAAGTAAGAATGATAAGTTAAAGAAAGAACTCTTAAATCATAGGGAAAAGGAAAAACAAATTAATAAAAGAATAAAAAGAGCTTATAAACTATTATTAGAAGATGACTTTAGAAGCGATGACACCATTAAAAATGATTTAATTACTTCTAAAAAAAAATTGATTAATATTAGAGAAAATATAGGTTTAATTGAACAGAAAATTCATGAAAATGAGAATAATTCCAGAGCTAAAAGAGCAAAATCGATTATCGAATTATTTACTTTAGAAAATGATTTCGAATCAATAAAGCTTGCGATTCATAGAATGGTAGATAAGATAATTATTTCACATGAAAGGGAAAATAAAACTGGGAATTACAAAATAGAAATACATTACAAAGATTATGATGAATATTCAGTATTCTTAACTGATTACAAGGCTATTATTTGGGATTGGACTGTTTTATTTAGAACAGCTGCTTTTAATAAAGAACAATTAAAAGAAGATTATGAAACGCTTGATGGACTTTTTGATTTATTTTCAATAGAGGATAAGGATATTAAAAAATTAATTGAAGAAGTAAAAAAAACTGACATTTTATACGAAGATGCGAAAGAAGATATTTTAGAATCGATTACAGGTGAATTTCAAGGGTTTAAACAATTGATTTTTATGAACTCTAAGATAGAGTTAAATAAAAATGAACTAATAAATTTTGAAACACTACCTTAA
- a CDS encoding helix-turn-helix transcriptional regulator, with protein sequence MNRIKEVLHEKGIKQSLLAERLGKSYNMVNSYAANRRQPRVEVLFQIAELLNISVKDLLIDNKKAAK encoded by the coding sequence ATGAATCGTATTAAAGAAGTATTACATGAAAAAGGTATAAAGCAATCTTTACTAGCTGAAAGACTTGGTAAAAGTTATAATATGGTTAATAGTTATGCGGCTAATCGAAGACAACCTCGTGTTGAAGTATTATTTCAAATAGCAGAACTTTTAAACATTAGCGTGAAAGATTTACTTATTGATAACAAAAAAGCTGCTAAATGA
- a CDS encoding helicase-related protein — protein sequence MKLINNQDTLLIDEVKNLINEKSKVYISCNFFTAFAVFELIEILKKSSQVNILLDLKTEGDFKFIHNDAEQKLNLGLDRKYKINQVIGLIEDKIQFRKGSTANQNILIIENEDSSTCFTLTPLNLDSVSLGILPSESPVLINSFEDTNNTYLTLFKSSWENSNQSLNDMVVEELEKGTSNFTGEAIYKYCIREIFNYSTVNERADEKLEKVGFKDSKIWSLLYNFQKDAVIGAIEKIEAYGGCIIADSVGLGKTFEALGVIKYYQLRNSRILVLAPKKLRENWTVYTLNDKRNILAEDRLNFNVLNHTDLSRVRGKSGDIDLETINWGNYDLVVIDESHNFRNNPTKKGMTRYKRLMQDVIKANIRTKVLMLSATPVNNKMNDLKNQIAFITEGDDAAFASQGINSITQVMRDSQRRFTNWFRDGDPDELDVNELMQHLDGTYFRILDMLTIARSRKHIDKYYDTTDIGKFPNRLAPITIYPEIDTKNQFKDIGQIYDEISTLTLASYTPLGYVMPHKREFYEEKYDMQTHTGSVFKQVDREQSLIYLMRVNLLKRLESSIHSFKLTVEKLIGLINSNLKQLEEHKNGDIDLDTNITDIDIDDTDLEDLLIGGKTKVLIQDIDGIRWKQDLKHDKSILTNLLASIKLIDVKRDAKLLKLKGLIKGKLENPLNGNNKKVIVFTAFADTANYMYNELSDWLKNEKGLNAALVTGSGQNKTNMKNCKNDLNSILTHFSPLSKKRKDIYPDATSEIDILFCTDCISEGQNLQDCDYLVNYDIHWNPVRIIQRFGRIDRIGSINEQIQLVNFFPSMELDSFIDLVAKVKGRMVMLDVSATGEDNVISRNSREMQDLDYRKRQLKQLQDQVLDLEDINGNISITDMTFNDFKIDLEKSSDAQIEALNEIPRASYAIVKSNLSNVKEGVIFCLKDNSNDISDKLKNNILYPHFLVYASLDGKDMVTASQTKIALDYFRKLCMGNDKILPDLVAEFEKETIATKKMEVYTKLLKASLKDIVGVQEEVGLDMLATRGAVNLLNKSIANNESLELVSYLIIK from the coding sequence ATGAAATTAATCAACAACCAAGACACCTTATTAATCGATGAGGTTAAAAATTTAATTAATGAAAAATCTAAAGTCTATATAAGCTGTAACTTTTTTACTGCCTTTGCTGTTTTTGAATTAATTGAAATATTAAAAAAATCTAGTCAAGTAAATATACTATTAGACCTCAAAACTGAAGGAGACTTCAAATTTATACATAATGATGCTGAGCAAAAACTAAACTTAGGACTAGATAGAAAGTATAAAATAAATCAAGTTATTGGTTTAATTGAAGATAAAATCCAGTTTAGAAAAGGAAGTACTGCAAATCAGAATATACTCATAATTGAAAATGAGGATAGTTCAACATGTTTTACATTAACACCATTAAATTTAGATTCTGTTAGTTTAGGTATTTTACCTTCTGAGTCTCCTGTTCTAATAAACTCTTTTGAGGATACAAATAATACGTATTTAACGTTATTTAAAAGTTCATGGGAAAACAGCAACCAATCTTTAAACGATATGGTAGTTGAAGAACTTGAAAAGGGTACTTCTAACTTCACAGGTGAAGCTATTTACAAATATTGTATCCGTGAAATATTCAACTATTCTACGGTAAATGAAAGAGCAGATGAAAAACTTGAAAAAGTAGGTTTTAAAGATTCTAAAATATGGAGTCTATTGTACAATTTTCAAAAGGATGCTGTAATTGGTGCAATTGAAAAAATAGAAGCTTACGGTGGTTGTATTATAGCGGATAGTGTCGGTTTGGGTAAAACCTTTGAAGCATTAGGTGTAATAAAATACTATCAATTAAGAAATAGTAGAATATTAGTTTTAGCACCTAAAAAACTTAGAGAAAACTGGACGGTTTATACTTTAAATGATAAAAGAAATATTCTAGCGGAAGACAGACTTAATTTTAATGTTCTTAATCATACAGATTTATCAAGAGTACGTGGAAAATCTGGAGATATAGATTTAGAAACTATCAACTGGGGAAATTATGATTTAGTAGTGATTGACGAGTCTCATAATTTTAGAAACAATCCTACCAAAAAAGGAATGACTCGTTATAAGCGATTAATGCAAGATGTTATTAAGGCAAATATCCGAACTAAAGTTTTAATGCTATCTGCAACCCCTGTTAACAATAAAATGAACGATTTAAAAAACCAAATTGCTTTTATTACTGAGGGAGATGATGCTGCTTTTGCCTCACAAGGGATTAATAGTATTACTCAAGTAATGAGAGATTCTCAGCGTAGATTTACCAATTGGTTTAGAGATGGTGACCCAGATGAATTGGATGTAAATGAACTAATGCAACACCTTGATGGTACGTATTTTAGAATACTAGATATGTTAACTATTGCAAGGTCTAGAAAACATATTGATAAATATTATGATACTACAGATATTGGTAAGTTTCCAAATCGTCTAGCACCTATTACTATATACCCAGAAATTGATACTAAAAATCAATTTAAAGATATTGGTCAGATTTACGATGAAATTAGCACACTAACACTAGCATCTTATACACCGTTAGGTTATGTAATGCCTCATAAACGTGAGTTTTACGAAGAAAAATATGATATGCAAACGCATACAGGTAGTGTATTTAAACAGGTAGATAGAGAACAGAGTTTAATATACTTAATGCGTGTAAACCTATTAAAACGTTTAGAAAGCTCTATACATTCATTTAAACTTACAGTAGAGAAGCTTATTGGTTTGATTAATTCTAACTTAAAACAGTTAGAGGAACATAAAAATGGAGATATTGATTTAGATACCAATATAACCGATATTGACATTGATGATACTGATTTAGAGGATTTACTTATTGGAGGTAAGACAAAAGTTCTTATTCAAGATATTGATGGTATACGCTGGAAACAAGATTTAAAGCACGATAAAAGTATTTTAACAAACTTACTAGCAAGTATTAAGCTTATTGATGTAAAACGTGATGCAAAGCTGTTAAAATTGAAAGGCTTAATTAAAGGTAAATTAGAAAACCCACTTAACGGTAATAATAAAAAAGTAATTGTATTTACTGCCTTTGCAGATACAGCAAATTACATGTACAATGAGTTAAGCGATTGGCTTAAAAATGAAAAAGGCTTAAATGCTGCATTAGTAACTGGTTCTGGTCAGAATAAAACCAATATGAAAAATTGCAAAAATGACCTTAACTCTATATTAACGCATTTTTCGCCATTATCTAAGAAACGAAAAGATATTTATCCAGATGCAACATCAGAAATAGATATTTTATTCTGTACAGATTGTATTTCAGAAGGTCAAAACTTACAAGATTGTGATTATTTAGTAAACTATGATATCCATTGGAATCCAGTACGTATCATTCAACGTTTTGGACGTATAGACCGAATAGGCTCTATTAATGAACAAATTCAATTGGTTAATTTTTTTCCAAGTATGGAGCTTGATAGTTTTATCGATTTGGTAGCAAAAGTAAAGGGGCGTATGGTAATGCTAGATGTTTCTGCAACTGGAGAAGACAATGTAATTTCTAGAAACAGTCGTGAAATGCAAGATTTAGATTATCGAAAGCGACAATTAAAACAATTACAAGACCAAGTATTAGATTTAGAGGATATTAATGGGAATATTTCTATTACCGATATGACTTTTAACGATTTTAAAATAGATTTAGAAAAAAGTAGTGATGCACAAATAGAGGCGTTAAATGAAATTCCACGAGCATCTTATGCTATTGTGAAATCTAATTTATCAAACGTAAAAGAGGGCGTTATTTTTTGTTTAAAGGACAATAGCAACGATATAAGCGATAAACTTAAAAACAATATCCTATACCCTCATTTCTTAGTGTATGCTAGTCTAGATGGAAAAGACATGGTTACAGCTTCGCAAACTAAAATAGCATTAGATTATTTTAGAAAGCTATGTATGGGCAATGATAAAATATTACCCGATTTAGTAGCTGAATTTGAGAAAGAAACTATAGCAACCAAAAAGATGGAAGTTTATACCAAACTATTAAAAGCATCTTTAAAAGATATAGTTGGAGTACAAGAAGAAGTTGGTTTAGATATGTTAGCTACTCGTGGAGCTGTTAACTTGCTAAATAAAAGTATTGCTAATAATGAATCTTTAGAATTAGTCAGTTATTTAATTATAAAGTAA
- a CDS encoding DUF4391 domain-containing protein, with amino-acid sequence MNNSFNNIFKIPDRSLVEQRLTKAYFLRNFSLSSAEKKLLSTTIESMEILGQINYEKTNIPAVLTETDSYENILIISCTIPNNLLEKYADSCSQLIQKYIAHQVVLIIEDGNQFIINVTEKRINLVDKNKLVVVKDYNTPEISKLYKNEQSEAFFKSLDFNTLDKKNLEMIYKSYIQAVVQYQIASVTGNYKKRTKARTAIDMQYLADIEQLKTDITSLVNQIKKESQFNSKIKLNILIQKKKNRIKELKKRLESN; translated from the coding sequence ATGAATAATTCTTTTAATAATATATTTAAAATACCAGACCGTAGTCTTGTAGAGCAACGTTTAACCAAAGCTTATTTTCTTAGAAACTTCAGCTTGTCAAGTGCTGAAAAAAAGTTATTAAGCACTACTATTGAGTCTATGGAAATATTAGGTCAGATTAATTATGAAAAGACTAATATTCCAGCTGTGTTAACAGAAACAGACAGTTACGAGAATATTTTAATAATTTCATGTACCATTCCAAATAATCTATTAGAAAAATATGCCGATAGCTGTTCGCAATTGATACAAAAATATATAGCACACCAAGTAGTTTTGATAATTGAAGACGGTAACCAGTTTATTATTAATGTAACAGAAAAACGTATTAATCTCGTAGACAAAAACAAATTGGTAGTAGTAAAAGATTACAACACCCCAGAAATTTCTAAACTTTATAAAAACGAACAAAGTGAAGCTTTTTTTAAATCCTTAGATTTTAATACACTAGATAAAAAAAACTTAGAAATGATATACAAAAGCTATATACAAGCAGTTGTACAATATCAAATTGCTAGTGTTACTGGAAATTATAAAAAAAGAACTAAAGCTCGCACTGCAATAGATATGCAATATTTAGCAGACATAGAGCAACTAAAAACAGATATTACTTCATTAGTCAATCAAATAAAGAAAGAGAGTCAATTTAATTCAAAAATTAAATTGAACATATTAATTCAAAAAAAGAAAAATAGAATTAAAGAGTTAAAAAAAAGACTAGAATCTAATTAA
- a CDS encoding DUF262 domain-containing protein, with amino-acid sequence MIEKAVLEPKLINKIKGDFYIPAYQRGYRWEKEHVAMLLNDIWKNGDKNYSLQPVVVKKLKDDTYELIDGQQRTTTLYLILKYMKQVLPFIELNFSLTYETRKKSSTFLKDIDEKLKDDNIDFYHIYNAYKAIEEWFNEEGEDKNLKVINLYKYFGERVKVIWYEVDNNTNATNLFTRLNIGKIPLTNAELVKALFLSKDNGITYEKQLEISTTWDSIEKDLQNNKLWYFLTNQSPKLFATRIELIFNLMANKKVNEKESFFTFYYFIDQIKSEKSSLELWQNIVSYFLTLKEWFEKRDIYHKVGYLVAIGKPIQEIIIESQGKTKTEFENGLDDAIREKLSLTLSDVRELSYEKAKDKSKIEDFLLLHNVETIRLLKDTSQFYSFDNHKSNKWSLEHIHAQQSMGLNKKEDQQEWLNLHKTSLQNLALKSSEPQSINLLITEIDNNIENITKAIFDDIFHKVFNLLSEKEDRDYIDAISNMALLSISSNAALNNATFDVKRNKIIELDKEGAYIPICTKRVFFKYYTESKDHQLQFWGAKDREAYLDSMIGEKGNLLNYLKTEKA; translated from the coding sequence ATGATTGAAAAAGCTGTGTTAGAGCCAAAACTTATAAATAAAATTAAAGGAGATTTTTATATACCAGCATATCAACGAGGTTATAGATGGGAAAAAGAGCATGTTGCAATGTTACTCAATGATATTTGGAAAAATGGAGATAAAAATTACAGTCTACAACCAGTAGTTGTAAAAAAACTTAAAGATGATACTTACGAGCTAATTGATGGGCAACAAAGAACCACTACTTTGTACCTTATTTTAAAGTATATGAAACAGGTGCTGCCTTTTATTGAGCTTAATTTTTCATTGACTTATGAAACAAGAAAAAAAAGTTCAACATTTTTAAAGGATATTGATGAAAAACTCAAAGACGATAATATAGATTTTTATCATATTTATAATGCTTATAAAGCTATTGAAGAATGGTTTAACGAGGAAGGAGAGGATAAAAATTTAAAAGTTATAAATCTTTATAAATATTTTGGTGAGCGTGTTAAGGTTATTTGGTATGAAGTGGATAATAACACCAATGCAACAAATTTATTTACTCGTCTAAATATTGGTAAAATACCTCTTACCAATGCCGAATTAGTCAAAGCCTTATTTTTATCAAAAGATAATGGTATTACTTATGAAAAACAATTAGAAATATCTACTACTTGGGATAGTATTGAAAAAGACCTTCAAAACAATAAACTATGGTATTTTTTAACGAATCAATCGCCTAAATTATTTGCTACACGAATAGAGCTTATATTTAATTTAATGGCAAATAAAAAAGTAAATGAGAAAGAATCGTTTTTTACTTTTTATTACTTCATAGACCAAATTAAAAGCGAAAAATCTAGTCTTGAATTATGGCAGAACATAGTTTCTTATTTTTTAACTTTAAAAGAATGGTTTGAAAAACGAGATATTTATCATAAAGTGGGTTACTTAGTAGCTATAGGGAAACCTATTCAAGAAATAATAATTGAATCGCAAGGTAAAACCAAAACAGAATTTGAAAATGGTTTAGATGATGCTATAAGAGAAAAATTAAGCTTAACTCTTTCAGATGTTCGTGAGTTATCTTACGAGAAGGCTAAAGATAAATCTAAAATAGAAGATTTTTTATTATTACATAATGTTGAAACAATAAGATTATTAAAAGATACTTCGCAATTTTATTCTTTTGATAACCATAAGAGTAATAAATGGAGTTTAGAACATATACATGCTCAACAATCAATGGGGCTAAACAAAAAGGAAGACCAACAAGAGTGGCTTAATTTACATAAAACATCACTTCAAAATCTTGCTTTAAAAAGTTCTGAACCTCAAAGTATCAATTTATTAATAACAGAAATCGATAATAATATAGAAAATATAACAAAGGCAATATTTGACGATATTTTCCATAAGGTTTTTAATCTTCTTTCAGAAAAAGAAGATAGAGATTATATAGATGCTATAAGCAATATGGCATTATTGAGTATTTCAAGTAATGCGGCTCTTAATAACGCTACTTTTGATGTAAAACGTAATAAAATTATTGAACTGGATAAAGAAGGTGCTTATATACCTATTTGTACAAAACGAGTATTTTTTAAGTATTACACCGAATCTAAAGACCATCAACTACAATTTTGGGGAGCTAAAGACCGAGAAGCATATTTAGATTCTATGATAGGTGAAAAAGGTAATTTATTAAACTATTTAAAAACCGAAAAAGCTTAA